atagagatagagagaaaaatatatatataaatacagagagagagggagacacagagaaaggaaaaaagagaaaatcctatcctgtcccacagctcttaaaaatcctaatataaaaattaagaactttaaaactaactaaccaatcctatttataatagtgagattattagtaaaaagctcaaattaaataaataacccatttataagtcctgaaataataaagtctaaaatcattaaatattaatcccagaaaaataaataaataaaggaggaagggaaaaaatcatttagatcaataccttgtttattccagagcaaatctgcttatgatgtgtgatgatggtattggagttcaaggtaactcaagttaaatcaggAGGTGAAAACTCACATATccttaatattaaaattaaaaataggatacaggataggattttctcttttttcctttctctctctctctccctctaatatatatttctctctatctctatatatctctctctctctcttcttctgtctgtatgtatctatctctttctctgtatatatctattttttatttttctgtttctatctctagatctatatatctttctctctctctctctttgcctgtctttttcttctctccctctttttctatctgtctctttttctgtctctcactctctctctctctttctctctctctctctctctctctctctatatatatatatatatatatatatatatatatatatatatatatatatatatatatatatatatatatatatatattctccctacctgtctcaaactaaataaccactatccaaactctgctatccaaactatcaaaactctatccactctctcaactgaccgcaactcgcctacaacaacccacattttgaatggagcctgtggggtttctaaaccccgcgccaaaatctgagccacttcccgaagcagtcacgtggttcagccgggcagcgaggcttcggacgtcatcgttttcggctcctcccctaaatgaagcaagcttcgatacgcgctttacggaaacgccccctccgtTActgacacacgcctcgaagcctcggctcatcacgtaacatcactagttTCTATACTGTCCCATAGAAACGGCGGTCGCTCCCCAAGACGCCTAGAgggaataaaatgaaatcacaaaAGAAGATGGTAACACAGTGATGTGGATAAGTACCTgaagtctgactactggattccAGAGAGCAACAcattagattactcgttactgaagaAAGTGGTTGGATGTCAGTATCACGTTAGCTGCATCACCGCTAGCGATTCAGCTAACTCTGATTCTGCCGCTAACGATGCTATGGTGAAGTTGCTCCTGTTGCTCTGGTGCTCACCGGTCTGGCCTCTCGTCCTCTAGGTCCTCTGAAGACGCCCATCGCTGCCGGTCATCCATCCATGAACCTGCTGCTCAGGAAGACCTTTGACCTCTACGCCAACGTGCGTCCCTGCATCTCCATCGAGGGCTACAGGACGCCGTACACAGACGTGGACCTGGTCACCATCCGGGAGAACACGGAGGGCGAGTACAGCGGCATCGAACACGTGGTGAGCAGTAGGAGTTCTCTGTGTTCCTCCACCTCGGACCTTTGTGGTTTCATCTTGGATTTCTTTTCAACctctggcccggttctggttcctttGAGAACTATCTCTCTTTCTGATCCCAGCTCCCACATCctgattctgccaccaccatgcttcatgCTTCAGGCTAATGTTTATGCTAGATAACCACAGAGAACTCTTCACCCTGAATGCTCCTGCAGAgactctgctgccccctgctggtgatAACTTGTAACAAGCCTGAATATAAACTAAATCCTTGTGGGAGCTATgtattagcagaagctaatgctagtAGCAGTGAAGCCTTCAGTTCCTGCCGGTTCCTCCTCCAGTCCATCAGAACCCTGACCgtgtggttctggtccggttgtTCCAGATCGTGGACGGCGTCGTTCAGAGCATCAAGCTGATCACGGAGGACGCCAGCAGACGCATCGCGGAGTACGCCTTCGAGTACGCCCGGAACAACCAGAGGAGCAGCGTGACGGCCGTCCACAAGGCCAACATCATGTGAGGCTGCGGTCCCGGTCGGCTTCTCTgtggttctggagaactgggCCGGACTGATGCGGGTCTGCCGGCTCTCTACAGGCGCATGTCGGACGGGCTGTTCCTCAGGAAGTGCCGGGAGGTGGCGGAGAACTTCAAGGACGTGAAGTTCACAGAGATGTACCTGGACACCGTGTGCCTCAATGTGAGTCCAAATGGAACCGGATCTGACCCAGATCTGGGAAACACCTCCCCTTTAACCTGTCCAGTGTTCTTCCAGATGGTTCAGGATCCGACCCAGTTCGATGTCCTGGTCATGCCCAACCTGTACGGAGACATCCTCAGGTCAGTCACACACCGTCTTCCAATCAGAGGCCTGCGATCTGAGCACTGACCTCAGGTGACCTTGTGACCTTGTGTGTTTCAGTGACCTGTGTGCCGGTCTGATTGGAGGACTGGGAGTCACTCCCAGCGGGAACATCGGCGCCAACGGAGTCGCCATCTTTGAGTCGGTGAGAGCCTCAGAATGAACCAGTCCTGATGGTTCTGGTGTCAGTGACCTGATCCACTGGGTCTGGGTTTAACAGGCAGATTTAAAGATCTCACTTCATAGAAGGTTGTTCAAGATGTTGGTTGGGTccagttttttcattttgattgaaaaaatcagtcatttgaatttctctctCCGACTGTAACAACTTCctccataataataataaaaataataataataataataataataataacctctattattattattattattatcatccatccatcttcttccctttatcctggtcgggtcgtggggtcagcagcttcagaagggaggcccagtcttccctccccagtctcttcttccagctcctccaggaatcccaaggcgttcccaggaatcccaaggcgttcccaggaatcccaaggcgttcccaggaatcccaaggcgttcccaggccagcagagagacatcgtccctccagagtgtcctgggtttcccctcctcctggtgggacatgaactcctcaccagggaggcgtccaggaggcatcctgaccagatgctcctcaactggcccctctcgatgtgaaggagcagcagctctactctgagtccctcctggatgactgagcttctctctctaagggagagcccagacaccctacggagaaaacccatttcggccgcttgtatccgcgatctcgttcttttggtcatgacccaaagctcatgaccatagatgagggtgggaatgtagatcgaccggtaaatcgagagcttcgctttttggctcagctctctcttcaccacgacggaccggtacagcgcccgcttgacggcagacgctgcaccaatccgcctgtcgatctcccgctcccttcttcccccatttgtgaacaagatcccgagatacttgaactcctccacttggggcaggacaccccccgaCCCAGAGAAgacactctacccttttccggctcaagaccatggcctcggatttggaggcactggtcgccatcccagccgcttcacactcggctgcgaaccgctccagcaagagctgcagatcacgacctgatgaagcca
This genomic interval from Gambusia affinis linkage group LG02, SWU_Gaff_1.0, whole genome shotgun sequence contains the following:
- the LOC122823487 gene encoding isocitrate dehydrogenase [NAD] subunit alpha, mitochondrial isoform X2; amino-acid sequence: MQERRSLGETSPLSTSAVWKNGTAPNFVSQVMGGANRRPAVSSFSRGIQTVTLIPGDGIGPEISAAVVKIFDAAKAPVQWEERNVTAIKGPGGKWMIPGDAKESMDRSKIGLKGPLKTPIAAGHPSMNLLLRKTFDLYANVRPCISIEGYRTPYTDVDLVTIRENTEGEYSGIEHVIVDGVVQSIKLITEDASRRIAEYAFEYARNNQRSSVTAVHKANIMRMSDGLFLRKCREVAENFKDVKFTEMYLDTVCLNMVQDPTQFDVLVMPNLYGDILSDLCAGLIGGLGVTPSGNIGANGVAIFESVHGTAPDIAGLDLANPTALLLSGVMMLRHMGLHQHAAKIQTACFDTIREKKVLTKDLGGNSKCSEFTTEICRRVQDLD
- the LOC122823487 gene encoding isocitrate dehydrogenase [NAD] subunit alpha, mitochondrial isoform X3 — protein: MKVSQVMGGANRRPAVSSFSRGIQTVTLIPGDGIGPEISAAVVKIFDAAKAPVQWEERNVTAIKGPGGKWMIPGDAKESMDRSKIGLKGPLKTPIAAGHPSMNLLLRKTFDLYANVRPCISIEGYRTPYTDVDLVTIRENTEGEYSGIEHVIVDGVVQSIKLITEDASRRIAEYAFEYARNNQRSSVTAVHKANIMRMSDGLFLRKCREVAENFKDVKFTEMYLDTVCLNMVQDPTQFDVLVMPNLYGDILSDLCAGLIGGLGVTPSGNIGANGVAIFESVHGTAPDIAGLDLANPTALLLSGVMMLRHMGLHQHAAKIQTACFDTIREKKVLTKDLGGNSKCSEFTTEICRRVQDLD